The proteins below are encoded in one region of Gigantopelta aegis isolate Gae_Host unplaced genomic scaffold, Gae_host_genome ctg2999_pilon_pilon, whole genome shotgun sequence:
- the LOC121391834 gene encoding ankyrin repeat domain-containing protein 29-like, giving the protein MEEEDITFTFEQSLLKAGQAGNNNVVTTLLELGANIDYQNEEGGTALIFASQNRHYQVVELLLKENADINLQDQEGWTALMFASKNGHYQVVQLLLKVNTDPSLQTLECLTALIFASGNGHDQVVELLLKENANPNIQTQE; this is encoded by the coding sequence ATGGAAGAAGAGGatataacatttacatttgAACAATCACTACTTAAAGCAGGTCAAGctggtaataataatgttgttacAACACTACTGGAGTTAGGAGCCAATATTGACTACCAGAATGAAGAAGGAGGAACAGCACTAATATTTGCAAGTCAGAATAGACATTACCAAGTTGTTGAGCTTCTACTCAAAGAAAATGCTGATATTAATCTTCAAGACCAAGAAGGTTGGACTGCTTTAATGTTTGCCAGTAAGAATGGACATTACCAAGTTGTTCAGCTTCTTCTCAAGGTAAACACTGATCCTAGTCTTCAAACACTAGAATGTTTGACTGCATTAATATTTGCAAGTGGAAATGGCCATGACCAAGTTGTTGAGCttcttctcaaagaaaatgctaATCCTAATATTCAAACACAAGAAG